The following coding sequences lie in one Metallumcola ferriviriculae genomic window:
- a CDS encoding peptide chain release factor 3 has protein sequence MVLNNGQSALEASIEKRRTFAIISHPDAGKTTLTEKLLLFGGAIRLAGSVKGRKTKKYATSDWMEIEKQRGISVTSSVMQFAYKEHLINILDTPGHQDFSEDTYRTLLAADSAVMLIDAAKGVEPQTIKLFEACRLQQIPVFTFINKLDRFGKEPLDLLEEIEQVLGMRSCPLNWPIGMGYDFRGIYDRRNNQIELFKGDDEREIIPAIGSWQENTEVREFLDNTQIKQLEEEIGLLDIAGDPFDQEKIDAGKLTPVFFGSAINNFGVQTFLDQFLQLAPPPQPHKSNQGYIDPAEQGFSGFIFKIQANMDPAHRDRIAFMRICSGQFQRGMIATHARQGKKIKLSQPQQFFAQSRDIIEEACAGDIVGIYDPGIFQIGDTVYEGKPLEYEELPQFSPEYFAKVFIKEAMKQKRFYKGLKQLAEEGAVQVYKSFLNGSEDIILGVVGELQFEVFQFRLLHEYGAEVILERLPHRLARWVRGEEIKTQELKSMNSLLAKDRFGQLVVLFKNETALNWVQSKNPTLNFVTTNREPLA, from the coding sequence AGCGATTCGACTTGCTGGCTCGGTCAAAGGTAGAAAGACAAAAAAGTATGCTACTTCTGATTGGATGGAAATTGAAAAGCAGCGTGGCATTTCTGTCACATCCAGCGTGATGCAGTTTGCCTATAAAGAGCATCTTATTAATATTTTGGATACTCCCGGACATCAGGATTTTAGTGAAGATACTTACCGTACCCTTCTAGCAGCAGATAGCGCGGTAATGTTGATAGATGCCGCCAAAGGTGTGGAACCCCAGACCATAAAACTGTTTGAGGCATGCCGCCTGCAACAGATTCCTGTATTTACATTTATTAATAAACTAGACCGTTTTGGCAAAGAGCCGTTGGACCTGTTGGAAGAAATCGAACAGGTCTTGGGTATGCGCTCCTGCCCTTTAAATTGGCCCATCGGTATGGGATATGATTTTCGTGGCATTTACGACCGGCGCAATAATCAGATTGAACTATTTAAAGGGGACGATGAACGGGAAATCATTCCGGCAATCGGTTCGTGGCAAGAAAATACCGAGGTTAGAGAGTTTTTGGATAACACCCAGATTAAACAGCTTGAAGAAGAAATAGGTCTTTTGGACATCGCCGGGGACCCCTTTGACCAGGAAAAAATAGATGCCGGGAAATTAACACCGGTATTTTTTGGCAGTGCTATTAATAATTTTGGTGTACAGACTTTTTTAGACCAGTTTCTGCAGTTAGCACCACCACCACAGCCTCACAAAAGCAACCAAGGATATATTGACCCGGCAGAACAAGGATTTTCCGGTTTTATTTTTAAAATCCAGGCTAATATGGACCCGGCTCACAGAGACCGGATTGCCTTTATGCGGATTTGTTCCGGGCAGTTTCAAAGAGGTATGATAGCTACCCACGCACGTCAGGGTAAGAAAATAAAATTGTCGCAACCCCAGCAGTTTTTTGCGCAGAGCAGAGATATTATTGAAGAAGCATGTGCAGGCGATATAGTGGGAATTTATGACCCGGGAATATTTCAAATCGGCGACACCGTGTACGAGGGAAAGCCGCTCGAATACGAAGAACTGCCCCAGTTTTCACCGGAATATTTTGCCAAGGTATTTATTAAGGAGGCCATGAAACAAAAGCGGTTTTATAAAGGGTTAAAGCAGTTAGCCGAAGAAGGCGCTGTACAAGTCTACAAGTCCTTTTTAAACGGCTCAGAGGATATAATCTTGGGCGTTGTCGGTGAACTGCAGTTTGAAGTCTTCCAATTTAGGCTTCTCCACGAATACGGTGCTGAAGTTATCCTAGAAAGACTTCCTCACAGATTAGCCCGCTGGGTTCGCGGGGAAGAAATAAAAACCCAGGAGTTAAAGAGTATGAATAGTTTGTTGGCCAAAGACCGATTCGGGCAATTGGTAGTGCTTTTCAAAAATGAAACAGCCCTTAACTGGGTACAAAGCAAAAACCCTACACTTAACTTTGTGACCACCAATAGAGAACCGCTAGCGTAA